One Osmerus mordax isolate fOsmMor3 chromosome 25, fOsmMor3.pri, whole genome shotgun sequence DNA window includes the following coding sequences:
- the LOC136933446 gene encoding RING finger protein 145-like isoform X1: MALKERMEAVLNVGLRVPSIMLLEVLYRWDVSSFFQKIQRSSLNNNPLFQYKYLALYLHYVGYILSLVLLTLPRQHLVRLYLYVLTALLLFAGHQVSRDYVRSELDSGYEGPLYLEPLSMNRFTTALIGQLVVCTLCSCVMQTKRIWLFSAHLLPLVARLCLVPLETIVFINRFSMIFTGLEVFYFLASNLLVPYNLAKTAYRQLVQVVEVYGLLALGMSLWNQLVLPLLFMCFWLVLFTLQIYSYFSTRDQPTSRERLLFLFLTSIAECCSTPYSLLGLVFTVSFIALGVLTLCKFYLQGYRAFINDNTMHRGMTEGITLLILAVQTGLIELQVIHRAFLLSIILFIVVASILQSMLEIADPIVLALGASRDKSLWKHFRAVSLCLFLLIFPAYMAYMICQFFHMDFWLLIIISSSILTSLQYCPPQVLGTLLIYILFMVEEFRKEPVENMDDVIYYVNGTYRLLEFLVALCVVAYGVSETVFGEWTVMGSTIIFIHSYYNVWLRAQLGWQSFLLRRDAVNKIKSLPTASHAQLLNYNDICAICYQDMKCAVITPCSHFFHAACLKKWLYVQETCPLCHSQLKSQSQPVPPAPAPVPANHNPAEVGEAVPSAGGAEKLPVEGGGGEGRSMDNSATAPGPAPDTLADAPQVPLPPPSPEQGGEEPPSGKEDPSGSDSSHPESTVTHPEPSLDNATSDGQIIGPSLGQGVADVNHTPGATPPPDVPAEPQSPPP; the protein is encoded by the exons ATGGCGTTAAAGGAGCGTATGGAGGCGGTGCTGAACGTGGGTCTGCGTGTGCCCAGCATCATGCTCCTGGAGGTGCTGTACCGCTGGGACGTGTCCTCCTTCTTCCAGAAGATCCAGAGGTCCAGCCTCAACAACAACCCCCTGTTCCAGTACAAGTACCTGGCCCTCTACTTGCACTATGTCG gttATATCCTGAGCCTGGTGCTCCTCACCCTGCCCAGGCAGCACCTGGTCCGCCTCTACCTGTACGTCCTCACTGCCCTGCTGCTGTTTGCTGGACACCAGGTCTCCAG GGACTATGTCCGTAGTGAGCTGGACTCGGGCTATGAGGGCCCTCTCTACCTGGAGCCCCTGTCCATGAACCGCTTCACCACCGCCTTGATCG gtCAGCTGGTGGTGTGCACCCTCTGCTCCTGCGTCATGCAGACCAAGCGCATCTGGCTATTCTCAGCCCACCTGCTCCCCCTGGTGGCCAGGCTGTGCCTCGTCCCTCTCGAGACCATTGTCTTCATCAACCGCTTCTCCATGATCTTCACAGGCCTGGAGGTCTTCTACTTCCTGGCCTCCAACCTGCTGGTGCCCTACAACCTGGCCAAGACGGCCTACCGCCAGCTAGTACAG GTGGTGGAGGTGTACGGTCTCCTGGCCCTGGGCATGTCTCTGTGGAACCAGCTGGTGCTGCCGCTGCTGTTCATGTGCTTCTGGCTGGTCCTGTTTACCCTGCAGATCTACAGCTACTTCAGTACAAGGGACCAGCCCACCTCCAGAGAGAGgctgctcttcctcttcctcaccag tatTGCAGAGTGCTGCAGTACTCCCTACTCCCTGCTGGGCCTGGTGTTCACCGTGTCCTTCATCGCCCTGGGCGTCCTCACCCTCTGCAAGTTCTACCTGCAGGGCTACCGGGCCTTCATCAATGACAACACCATGCACag ggggATGACTGAGGGCATCACCCTGCTTATCCTGGCCGTGCAGACGGGGCTGATAGAGCTGCAGGTCATCCACAGAGCCTTCCTCCTCAGCATCATCCTCTTCATCGTGGTGGCCTCCATCCTGCAGTCCATGCTGGAGATCGCTGACCCCATCGTCCTGGCTCTGGGGGCCTCACGGGACAA GAGCCTGTGGAAGCACTTCCGTGCCGTGAGCCTGTGTCTGTTCCTGCTCATCTTCCCTGCCTACATGGCCTACATGATCTGCCAGTTCTTCCACATGGACTTCTGGCTGCTCATCATCATCTCCTCCAGTATCCTCACTtcgctgcag TACTGCCCCCCGCAGGTCCTGGGCACTCTGCTCATCTACATCCTCTTCATGGTGGAGGAGTTCCGCAAGGAGCCCGTGGAGAACATGGACGACGTGATCTACTACGTGAACGGCACGTACCGGCTGCTGGAGTTCCTGGTGGCGCTGTGCGTGGTGGCGTACGGCGTGTCGGAGACGGTGTTCGGGGAGTGGACGGTGATGGGCTccaccatcatcttcatccACTCCTACTACAACGTGTGGCTGCGCGCGCAGCTGGGCTGGCAGAGCTTCCTGCTGCGGCGGGACGCCGTCAACAAGATCAAGTCCCTGCCCACCGCCTCCCACGCGCAGCTGCTCAACTACAACGACATCTGCGCCATCTGCTACCAG gataTGAAGTGTGCGGTCATCACACCCTGCAGCCATTTCTTCCACGCCGCCTGTCTGAAGAAGTGGCTCTACGTCCAGGAGACCTGCCCCCTCTGCCACAGCCAGCTCAAGAGCCAATCACAGCCCgttccccctgcccctgcccccgtcCCCGCCAATCACAACCCGGCAGAGGTGGGGGAGGCGGTGCCGTCGGCAGGCGGGGCTGAGAAGCTTccggtagagggagggggaggagaaggacgcaGCATGGACAACTCTGCTACTGCCCCTGGACCAGCCCCTGATACCCTGGCTGATGCCCCCCAggtgcccctgccccccccaagccctgagcaggggggggaggaaccTCCCAGTGGGAAGGAGGATCCCTCCGGTagtgactcctcccaccctgagTCTACAGTCACGCATCCCGAACCCTCATTGGATAACGCCACGTCAGACGGCCAAATCATTGGTCCGTCGCTGGGACAGGGCGTGGCAGATGTCAACCACACTCCCGGAgcaacccctccccctgacgTTCCAGCTGAGCCACAGTCTCCGCCCCCCTGA
- the LOC136933446 gene encoding RING finger protein 145-like isoform X2, protein MALKERMEAVLNVGLRVPSIMLLEVLYRWDVSSFFQKIQRSSLNNNPLFQYKYLALYLHYVGYILSLVLLTLPRQHLVRLYLYVLTALLLFAGHQVSRDYVRSELDSGYEGPLYLEPLSMNRFTTALIGQLVVCTLCSCVMQTKRIWLFSAHLLPLVARLCLVPLETIVFINRFSMIFTGLEVFYFLASNLLVPYNLAKTAYRQLVQVVEVYGLLALGMSLWNQLVLPLLFMCFWLVLFTLQIYSYFSTRDQPTSRERLLFLFLTSIAECCSTPYSLLGLVFTVSFIALGVLTLCKFYLQGYRAFINDNTMHRGMTEGITLLILAVQTGLIELQVIHRAFLLSIILFIVVASILQSMLEIADPIVLALGASRDKSLWKHFRAVSLCLFLLIFPAYMAYMICQFFHMDFWLLIIISSSILTSLQVLGTLLIYILFMVEEFRKEPVENMDDVIYYVNGTYRLLEFLVALCVVAYGVSETVFGEWTVMGSTIIFIHSYYNVWLRAQLGWQSFLLRRDAVNKIKSLPTASHAQLLNYNDICAICYQDMKCAVITPCSHFFHAACLKKWLYVQETCPLCHSQLKSQSQPVPPAPAPVPANHNPAEVGEAVPSAGGAEKLPVEGGGGEGRSMDNSATAPGPAPDTLADAPQVPLPPPSPEQGGEEPPSGKEDPSGSDSSHPESTVTHPEPSLDNATSDGQIIGPSLGQGVADVNHTPGATPPPDVPAEPQSPPP, encoded by the exons ATGGCGTTAAAGGAGCGTATGGAGGCGGTGCTGAACGTGGGTCTGCGTGTGCCCAGCATCATGCTCCTGGAGGTGCTGTACCGCTGGGACGTGTCCTCCTTCTTCCAGAAGATCCAGAGGTCCAGCCTCAACAACAACCCCCTGTTCCAGTACAAGTACCTGGCCCTCTACTTGCACTATGTCG gttATATCCTGAGCCTGGTGCTCCTCACCCTGCCCAGGCAGCACCTGGTCCGCCTCTACCTGTACGTCCTCACTGCCCTGCTGCTGTTTGCTGGACACCAGGTCTCCAG GGACTATGTCCGTAGTGAGCTGGACTCGGGCTATGAGGGCCCTCTCTACCTGGAGCCCCTGTCCATGAACCGCTTCACCACCGCCTTGATCG gtCAGCTGGTGGTGTGCACCCTCTGCTCCTGCGTCATGCAGACCAAGCGCATCTGGCTATTCTCAGCCCACCTGCTCCCCCTGGTGGCCAGGCTGTGCCTCGTCCCTCTCGAGACCATTGTCTTCATCAACCGCTTCTCCATGATCTTCACAGGCCTGGAGGTCTTCTACTTCCTGGCCTCCAACCTGCTGGTGCCCTACAACCTGGCCAAGACGGCCTACCGCCAGCTAGTACAG GTGGTGGAGGTGTACGGTCTCCTGGCCCTGGGCATGTCTCTGTGGAACCAGCTGGTGCTGCCGCTGCTGTTCATGTGCTTCTGGCTGGTCCTGTTTACCCTGCAGATCTACAGCTACTTCAGTACAAGGGACCAGCCCACCTCCAGAGAGAGgctgctcttcctcttcctcaccag tatTGCAGAGTGCTGCAGTACTCCCTACTCCCTGCTGGGCCTGGTGTTCACCGTGTCCTTCATCGCCCTGGGCGTCCTCACCCTCTGCAAGTTCTACCTGCAGGGCTACCGGGCCTTCATCAATGACAACACCATGCACag ggggATGACTGAGGGCATCACCCTGCTTATCCTGGCCGTGCAGACGGGGCTGATAGAGCTGCAGGTCATCCACAGAGCCTTCCTCCTCAGCATCATCCTCTTCATCGTGGTGGCCTCCATCCTGCAGTCCATGCTGGAGATCGCTGACCCCATCGTCCTGGCTCTGGGGGCCTCACGGGACAA GAGCCTGTGGAAGCACTTCCGTGCCGTGAGCCTGTGTCTGTTCCTGCTCATCTTCCCTGCCTACATGGCCTACATGATCTGCCAGTTCTTCCACATGGACTTCTGGCTGCTCATCATCATCTCCTCCAGTATCCTCACTtcgctgcag GTCCTGGGCACTCTGCTCATCTACATCCTCTTCATGGTGGAGGAGTTCCGCAAGGAGCCCGTGGAGAACATGGACGACGTGATCTACTACGTGAACGGCACGTACCGGCTGCTGGAGTTCCTGGTGGCGCTGTGCGTGGTGGCGTACGGCGTGTCGGAGACGGTGTTCGGGGAGTGGACGGTGATGGGCTccaccatcatcttcatccACTCCTACTACAACGTGTGGCTGCGCGCGCAGCTGGGCTGGCAGAGCTTCCTGCTGCGGCGGGACGCCGTCAACAAGATCAAGTCCCTGCCCACCGCCTCCCACGCGCAGCTGCTCAACTACAACGACATCTGCGCCATCTGCTACCAG gataTGAAGTGTGCGGTCATCACACCCTGCAGCCATTTCTTCCACGCCGCCTGTCTGAAGAAGTGGCTCTACGTCCAGGAGACCTGCCCCCTCTGCCACAGCCAGCTCAAGAGCCAATCACAGCCCgttccccctgcccctgcccccgtcCCCGCCAATCACAACCCGGCAGAGGTGGGGGAGGCGGTGCCGTCGGCAGGCGGGGCTGAGAAGCTTccggtagagggagggggaggagaaggacgcaGCATGGACAACTCTGCTACTGCCCCTGGACCAGCCCCTGATACCCTGGCTGATGCCCCCCAggtgcccctgccccccccaagccctgagcaggggggggaggaaccTCCCAGTGGGAAGGAGGATCCCTCCGGTagtgactcctcccaccctgagTCTACAGTCACGCATCCCGAACCCTCATTGGATAACGCCACGTCAGACGGCCAAATCATTGGTCCGTCGCTGGGACAGGGCGTGGCAGATGTCAACCACACTCCCGGAgcaacccctccccctgacgTTCCAGCTGAGCCACAGTCTCCGCCCCCCTGA